The Microcystis panniformis FACHB-1757 region GTCTTCAAAAGACTGAGCAGCTTTAACAGCTATTTCATCTGTTAGACTAATAAGTTCATCTTCTGGTTTCGGTTTGGGTAAGGGTAACTTTTCATCCACCTCGATGTAAATAGTCCCCTCCTCCGAGGTAAATTCCACTAAACGAGTCATAAAAATTCTCCTGTTTATTTTATTGCGGTTGCCTAGACTTAATCAATCACAACTCCATCTTTTTG contains the following coding sequences:
- a CDS encoding CU044_2847 family protein, whose product is MTRLVEFTSEEGTIYIEVDEKLPLPKPKPEDELISLTDEIAVKAAQSFEDVLNGIKPVANAIINKVKSFNEREHLTYAMSINAYSRQQLENLLLDHKEK